The following are encoded in a window of Cervus canadensis isolate Bull #8, Minnesota chromosome 11, ASM1932006v1, whole genome shotgun sequence genomic DNA:
- the LOC122449297 gene encoding olfactory receptor 51I2-like, with product MELINSSCFQPPTLLLTGIPGLEAVQIWISIPLCVMYLIALLGNSTIFFIIKTTSSLHEPQYIFLSMLAATDVGLSLSTLPTVLSVFLLNHREIEFHPCLMQMFFIHTFSSMESAILLAMAFDRFVAICNPLHYKVVLTHSRIMGMGLATTIRGVVLMVPLPILLKRLPFCKDVILSHSYCYHPDVMKLACGPITVNIIYGLSLVLCSFGVDSMFIVISYILILKTVLGIASKDGQLKALNTCVSHIFTVCIFYVPLIVLALIHRFGTFTSPLLHVTMANLFLFLTPVLNPLVYSLKTKQIRFAVHKVFKSRKNLLT from the coding sequence ATGGAGCTTATAAACAGTAGCTGTTTCCAGCCACCCACTCTCCTTTTAACAGGCATCCCTGGACTTGAAGCTGTACAAATATGGATCTCTATCCCACTGTGTGTCATGTACCTAATTGCCCTCCTAGGTAACAGCACTATCTTCTTCATCATCAAAACCACCTCCAGCCTTCACGAGCCTCAGTACATCTTCCTGTCTATGCTGGCAGCCACAGATGTGGGTCTGTCTTTATCAACTCTGCCTACAGTCCTCAGTGTCTTCCTCCTGAATCACAGAGAGATTGAGTTTCACCCCTGCCTAATGCAGATGTTCTTTATCCACACCTTCTCCTCCATGGAGTCAGCCATCCTGCTGGCCATGGCCTTTGATAGATTTGTAGCTATTTGCAACCCACTGCACTACAAAGTAGTCTTAACCCATTCTCGGATTATGGGGATGGGGCTTGCCACCACGATTAGGGGTGTGGTGTTGATGGTACCTTTGCCAATACTGCTCAAGCGATTGCCCTTCTGCAAGGACGTCATTCTATCACATAGTTATTGCTACCACCCTGATGTTATGAAGCTGGCTTGTGGCCCTATCACAGTCAACATCATATATGGGTTGTCCCTTGTCCTGTGCTCCTTTGGAGTTGACTCTATGTTCATTGTCATTTCATACATCCTAATTTTGAAAACAGTGCTGGGTATTGCCTCCAAAGATGGTCAGCTCAAGGCACTTAATACTTGTGTTTCCCACATTTTCACTGTCTGCATCTTTTATGTGCCACTCATTGTGTTGGCTCTAATTCATAGGTTTGGGACATTCAcatctcctcttcttcatgtcaCCATGGCCAACCTCTTCCTCTTCTTGACTCCTGTTCTTAACCCCTTGGTTTACagtctaaaaacaaaacagataaggTTCGCAGTGCACAAGGTATTCAAGAGCAGGAAAAACTTGCTCACATAA